In one window of Lampris incognitus isolate fLamInc1 chromosome 3, fLamInc1.hap2, whole genome shotgun sequence DNA:
- the tmem229a gene encoding transmembrane protein 229A, with the protein MASKWRDGPRMGLETAKKTRRRHQEPPGDGERELPRWMRLYFYGMHGVTLDILLSSLQGAFNNWDPKLLGFSSPYLCVVHSLTHLALEKIYSQKKCFRGRPVVFHLVFYPSVYIGLQILIGNINTRTEQVRVVSATQLAVHYVLALYFTQVFHKGLSRLTYQPRRHIPDVSPGEAAPRQPRRSLPGAARFLFFGMHGFLDEVVFTSVFDLFEKSDRTLSGYTSLWSFLMYGSCSFAVEKLYLHLHFRRGWATWQRLPIYVCFIYTWEFSWGLLLRQFDACSWDYSHYPHNVMGLITLLYLPGWVCLSLYQDVLSDALLRVKCTKDESDGDDRQLSADADVNGQLEPGKKLI; encoded by the coding sequence atggccAGTAAGTGGAGAGACGGTCCGCGTATGGGACTTGAGACGGCGAAGAAGACGCGGCGGCGGCACCAGGAGCCGCCCGGCGACGGCGAGCGGGAGCTGCCGCGGTGGATGCGGCTCTATTTCTACGGGATGCACGGCGTGACTCTGGACATCCTCCTGTCGTCCCTTCAGGGGGCCTTCAACAACTGGGACCCCAAGCTGCTGGGCTTCTCCTCTCCCTATCTCTGCGTCGTGCACTCTCTCACCCACTTGGCGCTGGAGAAGATCTACTCGCAAAAGAAGTGCTTCCGCGGTCGGCCTGTGGTTTTCCACCTCGTCTTCTACCCGTCGGTGTACATCGGGCTGCAGATCCTGATCGGCAACATAAACACGCGGACCGAGCAGGTGAGGGTGGTTTCGGCCACGCAGCTCGCCGTGCACTACGTCCTGGCTCTCTATTTCACCCAGGTGTTTCACAAGGGGCTGTCTCGTCTCACGTACCAGCCGCGCCGCCACATTCCCGACGTATCGCCGGGGGAGGCTGCGCCCCGGCAGCCGCGGCGCAGCCTCCCCGGCGCGGCGCGCTTCCTCTTCTTCGGCATGCACGGCTTCCTCGACGAGGTGGTTTTCACCTCCGTGTTCGACCTCTTCGAGAAGTCGGACCGGACCCTCAGCGGATACACGTCCCTCTGGTCCTTCCTGATGTACGGCAGTTGCAGCTTCGCGGTGGAGAAGCTCTACCTGCACCTGCACTTCAGGAGAGGCTGGGCCACATGGCAACGGCTCCCCATCTACGTCTGCTTCATCTACACCTGGGAGTTCTCCTGGGGGCTGCTTCTCAGGCAGTTTGACGCCTGCTCCTGGGACTACTCCCACTACCCACACAATGTCATGGGCCTCATTACCCTCCTCTACCTGCCTGGGTGGGTGTGTTTGAGCCTGTACCAGGATGTGCTATCCGATGCCCTGCTGAGGGTCAAATGCACCAAAGACGAAAGTGATGGAGATGACCGCCAGCTGTCCGCTGACGCTGATGTGAATGGACAACTAGAGCCGGGGAAAAAGCTAATTTAA